In Labrus bergylta chromosome 1, fLabBer1.1, whole genome shotgun sequence, one genomic interval encodes:
- the sh3gl2a gene encoding SH3 domain containing GRB2 like 2a, endophilin A1 isoform X3, with amino-acid sequence MSVAGFKKQFHKATQKVSEKVGGAEGTKLDVDFTEMEKRMDVTARAVLDIMTKTTEYLQPNPATRAKMSMMNSMHRMRGQEKGPGYTQTETILGESMQKFGRELGDDSNFGIALIDAGEAMRELGEVKDALDMEVKQNFIDPMQNLHEKDLKEIQHHLKKMEGRRLDFDYKKKRQAKVTEDELKQALEKFDDSKEIAELSMFNLLESDIEQVSQLAALVHAQVEYHSRAAEILTQLSSKIDERIKDCSTKPRKEYTPKPRTSLDFSISENHNGGIHGARSPAPMDQPCCRSLYDFDPENEGELGFKEGDIITLTNKIDDNWYEGMLNGNSGFFPINYVDILVPLPH; translated from the exons aaagtgAGTGAGAAAGTCGGAGGTGCCGAAGGAACGAAGCTCGATGTGGACTTCACTGAAATGGAAAAG AGGATGGACGTCACGGCTCGGGCTGTGCTGGACATCATGACCAAGACCACTGAGTATCTGCAGCCAAATCCAG CCACCAGAGCTAAGATGAGCATGATGAACTCCATGCATCGTATGCGGGGTCAGGAGAAGGGACCGGGCTACACACAGACCGAGACCATCCTGGGAGAGTCCATGCAGAAGTTTGGCAGGGAGCTCGGAGATGATTCTAACTTTG gCATTGCTCTGATCGACGCTGGGGAAGCCATGCGTGAGCTCGGAGAGGTGAAGGACGCCCTGGACATGGAGGTCAAGCAGAACTTCATTGATCCAATGCAGAACCTGCATGAAAAAGATCTGAAGGAGATTCAG CATCACCTGAAGAAAATGGAGGGCCGCCGTCTGGACTTTGATTATAAGAAGAAGCGCCAGGCTAAAGTGACAGAGGACGAGCTTAAACAAGCACTAGAGAAATTTGATGACTCAAAGGAGATTGCTGAGCTGAGCATGTTTAACCTGCTGGAGAGTGAT ATTGAGCAGGTGAGCCAGCTGGCTGCACTGGTCCACGCTCAAGTGGAGTACCACAGCCGGGCTGCTGAGATCCTCACACAGCTCTCCAGTAAGATTGACGAACG GATAAAGGACTGCAGTACCAAACCAAGGAAAGAGTACACTCCTAAACCGCGTACGTCTCTGGACTTCTCCATCAGTGAGAACCACAATGGAGGCATCCACGGTGCCCGCTCCCCAG CCCCCATGGACCAGCCCTGCTGCCGTTCGCTCTACGATTTTGACCCTGAGAATGAGGGTGAGCTAGGCTTCAAGGAGGGCGACATCATCACCCTGACCAATAAGATCGATGATAACTGGTATGAGGGGATGCTGAACGGCAACTCGGGCTTCTTCCCTATCAACTATGTGGATATCCTGGTGCCGCTGCCCCACTAG
- the sh3gl2a gene encoding SH3 domain containing GRB2 like 2a, endophilin A1 isoform X6, whose protein sequence is MSVAGFKKQFHKATQKVSEKVGGAEGTKLDVDFTEMEKRMDVTARAVLDIMTKTTEYLQPNPATRAKMSMMNSMHRMRGQEKGPGYTQTETILGESMQKFGRELGDDSNFGIALIDAGEAMRELGEVKDALDMEVKQNFIDPMQNLHEKDLKEIQHHLKKMEGRRLDFDYKKKRQAKVTEDELKQALEKFDDSKEIAELSMFNLLESDIEQVSQLAALVHAQVEYHSRAAEILTQLSSKIDERIKDCSTKPRKEYTPKPRTSLDFSISENHNGGIHGARSPGARSPGEHAARSPGEQE, encoded by the exons aaagtgAGTGAGAAAGTCGGAGGTGCCGAAGGAACGAAGCTCGATGTGGACTTCACTGAAATGGAAAAG AGGATGGACGTCACGGCTCGGGCTGTGCTGGACATCATGACCAAGACCACTGAGTATCTGCAGCCAAATCCAG CCACCAGAGCTAAGATGAGCATGATGAACTCCATGCATCGTATGCGGGGTCAGGAGAAGGGACCGGGCTACACACAGACCGAGACCATCCTGGGAGAGTCCATGCAGAAGTTTGGCAGGGAGCTCGGAGATGATTCTAACTTTG gCATTGCTCTGATCGACGCTGGGGAAGCCATGCGTGAGCTCGGAGAGGTGAAGGACGCCCTGGACATGGAGGTCAAGCAGAACTTCATTGATCCAATGCAGAACCTGCATGAAAAAGATCTGAAGGAGATTCAG CATCACCTGAAGAAAATGGAGGGCCGCCGTCTGGACTTTGATTATAAGAAGAAGCGCCAGGCTAAAGTGACAGAGGACGAGCTTAAACAAGCACTAGAGAAATTTGATGACTCAAAGGAGATTGCTGAGCTGAGCATGTTTAACCTGCTGGAGAGTGAT ATTGAGCAGGTGAGCCAGCTGGCTGCACTGGTCCACGCTCAAGTGGAGTACCACAGCCGGGCTGCTGAGATCCTCACACAGCTCTCCAGTAAGATTGACGAACG GATAAAGGACTGCAGTACCAAACCAAGGAAAGAGTACACTCCTAAACCGCGTACGTCTCTGGACTTCTCCATCAGTGAGAACCACAATGGAGGCATCCACGGTGCCCGCTCCCCAG GGGCGAGGTCTCCAGGTGAGCATGCAG CAAGATCTCCAGGTGAGCAAGAGTGA
- the sh3gl2a gene encoding SH3 domain containing GRB2 like 2a, endophilin A1 isoform X2 — protein MSVAGFKKQFHKATQKVSEKVGGAEGTKLDVDFTEMEKRMDVTARAVLDIMTKTTEYLQPNPATRAKMSMMNSMHRMRGQEKGPGYTQTETILGESMQKFGRELGDDSNFGIALIDAGEAMRELGEVKDALDMEVKQNFIDPMQNLHEKDLKEIQHHLKKMEGRRLDFDYKKKRQAKVTEDELKQALEKFDDSKEIAELSMFNLLESDIEQVSQLAALVHAQVEYHSRAAEILTQLSSKIDERIKDCSTKPRKEYTPKPRTSLDFSISENHNGGIHGARSPARSPAPMDQPCCRSLYDFDPENEGELGFKEGDIITLTNKIDDNWYEGMLNGNSGFFPINYVDILVPLPH, from the exons aaagtgAGTGAGAAAGTCGGAGGTGCCGAAGGAACGAAGCTCGATGTGGACTTCACTGAAATGGAAAAG AGGATGGACGTCACGGCTCGGGCTGTGCTGGACATCATGACCAAGACCACTGAGTATCTGCAGCCAAATCCAG CCACCAGAGCTAAGATGAGCATGATGAACTCCATGCATCGTATGCGGGGTCAGGAGAAGGGACCGGGCTACACACAGACCGAGACCATCCTGGGAGAGTCCATGCAGAAGTTTGGCAGGGAGCTCGGAGATGATTCTAACTTTG gCATTGCTCTGATCGACGCTGGGGAAGCCATGCGTGAGCTCGGAGAGGTGAAGGACGCCCTGGACATGGAGGTCAAGCAGAACTTCATTGATCCAATGCAGAACCTGCATGAAAAAGATCTGAAGGAGATTCAG CATCACCTGAAGAAAATGGAGGGCCGCCGTCTGGACTTTGATTATAAGAAGAAGCGCCAGGCTAAAGTGACAGAGGACGAGCTTAAACAAGCACTAGAGAAATTTGATGACTCAAAGGAGATTGCTGAGCTGAGCATGTTTAACCTGCTGGAGAGTGAT ATTGAGCAGGTGAGCCAGCTGGCTGCACTGGTCCACGCTCAAGTGGAGTACCACAGCCGGGCTGCTGAGATCCTCACACAGCTCTCCAGTAAGATTGACGAACG GATAAAGGACTGCAGTACCAAACCAAGGAAAGAGTACACTCCTAAACCGCGTACGTCTCTGGACTTCTCCATCAGTGAGAACCACAATGGAGGCATCCACGGTGCCCGCTCCCCAG CCAGGTCTCCAG CCCCCATGGACCAGCCCTGCTGCCGTTCGCTCTACGATTTTGACCCTGAGAATGAGGGTGAGCTAGGCTTCAAGGAGGGCGACATCATCACCCTGACCAATAAGATCGATGATAACTGGTATGAGGGGATGCTGAACGGCAACTCGGGCTTCTTCCCTATCAACTATGTGGATATCCTGGTGCCGCTGCCCCACTAG
- the sh3gl2a gene encoding SH3 domain containing GRB2 like 2a, endophilin A1 isoform X5 yields the protein MSVAGFKKQFHKATQKVSEKVGGAEGTKLDVDFTEMEKRMDVTARAVLDIMTKTTEYLQPNPATRAKMSMMNSMHRMRGQEKGPGYTQTETILGESMQKFGRELGDDSNFGIALIDAGEAMRELGEVKDALDMEVKQNFIDPMQNLHEKDLKEIQHHLKKMEGRRLDFDYKKKRQAKVTEDELKQALEKFDDSKEIAELSMFNLLESDIEQVSQLAALVHAQVEYHSRAAEILTQLSSKIDERIKDCSTKPRKEYTPKPRTSLDFSISENHNGGIHGARSPGARSPARSPARSPGEQE from the exons aaagtgAGTGAGAAAGTCGGAGGTGCCGAAGGAACGAAGCTCGATGTGGACTTCACTGAAATGGAAAAG AGGATGGACGTCACGGCTCGGGCTGTGCTGGACATCATGACCAAGACCACTGAGTATCTGCAGCCAAATCCAG CCACCAGAGCTAAGATGAGCATGATGAACTCCATGCATCGTATGCGGGGTCAGGAGAAGGGACCGGGCTACACACAGACCGAGACCATCCTGGGAGAGTCCATGCAGAAGTTTGGCAGGGAGCTCGGAGATGATTCTAACTTTG gCATTGCTCTGATCGACGCTGGGGAAGCCATGCGTGAGCTCGGAGAGGTGAAGGACGCCCTGGACATGGAGGTCAAGCAGAACTTCATTGATCCAATGCAGAACCTGCATGAAAAAGATCTGAAGGAGATTCAG CATCACCTGAAGAAAATGGAGGGCCGCCGTCTGGACTTTGATTATAAGAAGAAGCGCCAGGCTAAAGTGACAGAGGACGAGCTTAAACAAGCACTAGAGAAATTTGATGACTCAAAGGAGATTGCTGAGCTGAGCATGTTTAACCTGCTGGAGAGTGAT ATTGAGCAGGTGAGCCAGCTGGCTGCACTGGTCCACGCTCAAGTGGAGTACCACAGCCGGGCTGCTGAGATCCTCACACAGCTCTCCAGTAAGATTGACGAACG GATAAAGGACTGCAGTACCAAACCAAGGAAAGAGTACACTCCTAAACCGCGTACGTCTCTGGACTTCTCCATCAGTGAGAACCACAATGGAGGCATCCACGGTGCCCGCTCCCCAG GGGCGAGGTCTCCAG CAAGGTCTCCAG CAAGATCTCCAGGTGAGCAAGAGTGA
- the foxe1 gene encoding forkhead box protein E1: MTMPVVKVEKESAADTSLPASNPPPQTEEQPRGRRRKRPIQRGKPPYSYIALISMAIANSPDRKLTLGGIYKFITERFPFYRDNSKKWQNSIRHNLTLNDCFIKIPREPGRPGKGNYWALDPNAEDMFESGSFLRRRKRFKRCDFSTYTSYVHETPVFSPVQITRSAAYTNTVYPNMTVSPTYGQQLPSAYYPSSSPPGFGHGQARMFSINNLIGHPTSASMLGGQGPEVMQQPGRNFSPEGLPNGSSPCSLGAPAFPGQPCGGAVSSRTSTHPGFTYSGPNSHPHHHHSHQGLNGQNHTQGYMATGRIHSSAHGSAESMDHYDRVSPVQLGSFSQYNSAAGPLPSTGGYLRHPTYPGNMDRFVSAI, from the coding sequence ATGACAATGCCAGTGGTCAAAGTGGAAAAAGAGTCTGCGGCAGACACCAGCTTGCCTGCCTCCAACCCTCCTCCGCAGACAGAGGAACAGCCCAGAGGTCGCAGAAGGAAGAGACCGATACAGCGAGGGAAACCCCCTTACAGCTACATCGCACTCATCTCCATGGCCATCGCCAACTCTCCTGATCGCAAGCTGACTTTAGGCGGCATCTACAAGTTCATCACAGAGCGCTTCCCCTTCTACAGAGACAATTCCAAGAAATGGCAGAACTCAATCCGCCATAATTTGACTCTCAATGATTGCTTTATCAAGATTCCTCGAGAGCCCGGCCGGCCAGGGAAGGGGAATTACTGGGCTCTGGACCCCAACGCAGAGGACATGTTTGAGAGCGGCAGTTTCCTGAGGCGCAGGAAGAGGTTCAAGCGTTGTGACTTCAGCACCTACACCTCATACGTCCATGAGACGCCAGTCTTCTCTCCGGTCCAGATCACTAGGTCAGCCGCATACACCAACACTGTCTACCCCAACATGACGGTGAGCCCAACCTACGGTCAGCAGCTGCCCTCCGCCTACTACCCTTCATCTTCTCCACCTGGGTTTGGACATGGTCAGGCCCGCATGTTCAGCATCAATAACCTCATAGGACACCCAACTTCAGCTAGCATGCTGGGAGGTCAAGGGCCAGAGGTGATGCAGCAGCCAGGCAGAAATTTCAGTCCAGAGGGGCTCCCAAACGGATCAAGTCCCTGCAGCCTGGGAGCCCCTGCTTTCCCGGGCCAACCATGCGGAGGGGCCGTATCATCTCGAACATCAACCCACCCCGGGTTCACCTACTCTGGTCCAAACAGCCACCCACACCACCATCACTCCCATCAGGGCTTGAATGGACAGAACCATACCCAGGGGTACATGGCGACAGGACGCATCCATTCCTCTGCTCATGGCTCTGCGGAGTCCATGGACCATTACGACAGGGTGTCCCCAGTGCAGCTGGGCTCATTCTCCCAGTATAACAGTGCTGCAGGTCCCCTCCCCAGCACTGGGGGTTACCTGAGACACCCCACATACCCCGGGAACATGGACAGGTTTGTGTCTGCCATCTGA
- the sh3gl2a gene encoding SH3 domain containing GRB2 like 2a, endophilin A1 isoform X1: MSVAGFKKQFHKATQKVSEKVGGAEGTKLDVDFTEMEKRMDVTARAVLDIMTKTTEYLQPNPATRAKMSMMNSMHRMRGQEKGPGYTQTETILGESMQKFGRELGDDSNFGIALIDAGEAMRELGEVKDALDMEVKQNFIDPMQNLHEKDLKEIQHHLKKMEGRRLDFDYKKKRQAKVTEDELKQALEKFDDSKEIAELSMFNLLESDIEQVSQLAALVHAQVEYHSRAAEILTQLSSKIDERIKDCSTKPRKEYTPKPRTSLDFSISENHNGGIHGARSPGARSPARSPAPMDQPCCRSLYDFDPENEGELGFKEGDIITLTNKIDDNWYEGMLNGNSGFFPINYVDILVPLPH, encoded by the exons aaagtgAGTGAGAAAGTCGGAGGTGCCGAAGGAACGAAGCTCGATGTGGACTTCACTGAAATGGAAAAG AGGATGGACGTCACGGCTCGGGCTGTGCTGGACATCATGACCAAGACCACTGAGTATCTGCAGCCAAATCCAG CCACCAGAGCTAAGATGAGCATGATGAACTCCATGCATCGTATGCGGGGTCAGGAGAAGGGACCGGGCTACACACAGACCGAGACCATCCTGGGAGAGTCCATGCAGAAGTTTGGCAGGGAGCTCGGAGATGATTCTAACTTTG gCATTGCTCTGATCGACGCTGGGGAAGCCATGCGTGAGCTCGGAGAGGTGAAGGACGCCCTGGACATGGAGGTCAAGCAGAACTTCATTGATCCAATGCAGAACCTGCATGAAAAAGATCTGAAGGAGATTCAG CATCACCTGAAGAAAATGGAGGGCCGCCGTCTGGACTTTGATTATAAGAAGAAGCGCCAGGCTAAAGTGACAGAGGACGAGCTTAAACAAGCACTAGAGAAATTTGATGACTCAAAGGAGATTGCTGAGCTGAGCATGTTTAACCTGCTGGAGAGTGAT ATTGAGCAGGTGAGCCAGCTGGCTGCACTGGTCCACGCTCAAGTGGAGTACCACAGCCGGGCTGCTGAGATCCTCACACAGCTCTCCAGTAAGATTGACGAACG GATAAAGGACTGCAGTACCAAACCAAGGAAAGAGTACACTCCTAAACCGCGTACGTCTCTGGACTTCTCCATCAGTGAGAACCACAATGGAGGCATCCACGGTGCCCGCTCCCCAG GGGCGAGGTCTCCAG CCAGGTCTCCAG CCCCCATGGACCAGCCCTGCTGCCGTTCGCTCTACGATTTTGACCCTGAGAATGAGGGTGAGCTAGGCTTCAAGGAGGGCGACATCATCACCCTGACCAATAAGATCGATGATAACTGGTATGAGGGGATGCTGAACGGCAACTCGGGCTTCTTCCCTATCAACTATGTGGATATCCTGGTGCCGCTGCCCCACTAG
- the sh3gl2a gene encoding SH3 domain containing GRB2 like 2a, endophilin A1 isoform X4 — MSVAGFKKQFHKATQKVSEKVGGAEGTKLDVDFTEMEKRMDVTARAVLDIMTKTTEYLQPNPATRAKMSMMNSMHRMRGQEKGPGYTQTETILGESMQKFGRELGDDSNFGIALIDAGEAMRELGEVKDALDMEVKQNFIDPMQNLHEKDLKEIQHHLKKMEGRRLDFDYKKKRQAKVTEDELKQALEKFDDSKEIAELSMFNLLESDIEQVSQLAALVHAQVEYHSRAAEILTQLSSKIDERIKDCSTKPRKEYTPKPRTSLDFSISENHNGGIHGARSPGARSPGEHAARSPARSPGEQE, encoded by the exons aaagtgAGTGAGAAAGTCGGAGGTGCCGAAGGAACGAAGCTCGATGTGGACTTCACTGAAATGGAAAAG AGGATGGACGTCACGGCTCGGGCTGTGCTGGACATCATGACCAAGACCACTGAGTATCTGCAGCCAAATCCAG CCACCAGAGCTAAGATGAGCATGATGAACTCCATGCATCGTATGCGGGGTCAGGAGAAGGGACCGGGCTACACACAGACCGAGACCATCCTGGGAGAGTCCATGCAGAAGTTTGGCAGGGAGCTCGGAGATGATTCTAACTTTG gCATTGCTCTGATCGACGCTGGGGAAGCCATGCGTGAGCTCGGAGAGGTGAAGGACGCCCTGGACATGGAGGTCAAGCAGAACTTCATTGATCCAATGCAGAACCTGCATGAAAAAGATCTGAAGGAGATTCAG CATCACCTGAAGAAAATGGAGGGCCGCCGTCTGGACTTTGATTATAAGAAGAAGCGCCAGGCTAAAGTGACAGAGGACGAGCTTAAACAAGCACTAGAGAAATTTGATGACTCAAAGGAGATTGCTGAGCTGAGCATGTTTAACCTGCTGGAGAGTGAT ATTGAGCAGGTGAGCCAGCTGGCTGCACTGGTCCACGCTCAAGTGGAGTACCACAGCCGGGCTGCTGAGATCCTCACACAGCTCTCCAGTAAGATTGACGAACG GATAAAGGACTGCAGTACCAAACCAAGGAAAGAGTACACTCCTAAACCGCGTACGTCTCTGGACTTCTCCATCAGTGAGAACCACAATGGAGGCATCCACGGTGCCCGCTCCCCAG GGGCGAGGTCTCCAGGTGAGCATGCAG CAAGGTCTCCAG CAAGATCTCCAGGTGAGCAAGAGTGA
- the sh3gl2a gene encoding SH3 domain containing GRB2 like 2a, endophilin A1 isoform X7, whose amino-acid sequence MSVAGFKKQFHKATQKVSEKVGGAEGTKLDVDFTEMEKRMDVTARAVLDIMTKTTEYLQPNPATRAKMSMMNSMHRMRGQEKGPGYTQTETILGESMQKFGRELGDDSNFGIALIDAGEAMRELGEVKDALDMEVKQNFIDPMQNLHEKDLKEIQHHLKKMEGRRLDFDYKKKRQAKVTEDELKQALEKFDDSKEIAELSMFNLLESDIEQVSQLAALVHAQVEYHSRAAEILTQLSSKIDERIKDCSTKPRKEYTPKPRTSLDFSISENHNGGIHGARSPGARSPARSPGEQE is encoded by the exons aaagtgAGTGAGAAAGTCGGAGGTGCCGAAGGAACGAAGCTCGATGTGGACTTCACTGAAATGGAAAAG AGGATGGACGTCACGGCTCGGGCTGTGCTGGACATCATGACCAAGACCACTGAGTATCTGCAGCCAAATCCAG CCACCAGAGCTAAGATGAGCATGATGAACTCCATGCATCGTATGCGGGGTCAGGAGAAGGGACCGGGCTACACACAGACCGAGACCATCCTGGGAGAGTCCATGCAGAAGTTTGGCAGGGAGCTCGGAGATGATTCTAACTTTG gCATTGCTCTGATCGACGCTGGGGAAGCCATGCGTGAGCTCGGAGAGGTGAAGGACGCCCTGGACATGGAGGTCAAGCAGAACTTCATTGATCCAATGCAGAACCTGCATGAAAAAGATCTGAAGGAGATTCAG CATCACCTGAAGAAAATGGAGGGCCGCCGTCTGGACTTTGATTATAAGAAGAAGCGCCAGGCTAAAGTGACAGAGGACGAGCTTAAACAAGCACTAGAGAAATTTGATGACTCAAAGGAGATTGCTGAGCTGAGCATGTTTAACCTGCTGGAGAGTGAT ATTGAGCAGGTGAGCCAGCTGGCTGCACTGGTCCACGCTCAAGTGGAGTACCACAGCCGGGCTGCTGAGATCCTCACACAGCTCTCCAGTAAGATTGACGAACG GATAAAGGACTGCAGTACCAAACCAAGGAAAGAGTACACTCCTAAACCGCGTACGTCTCTGGACTTCTCCATCAGTGAGAACCACAATGGAGGCATCCACGGTGCCCGCTCCCCAG GGGCGAGGTCTCCAG CAAGATCTCCAGGTGAGCAAGAGTGA